AGGGCGGCCGCCAGGGCCAGGGCCCGCAGCCCCGAGCGGGCCTTGGCCTCCGTCTCGGCCCACTCGCCCTCCGGTTGCGAGCCGGCCACCACGCCGGCCCCGACCTGCAGGAACCCCCGGCCGGCATGGAGCACCAGGGTCCGGATGGCGATGCACATGTCCAGGTCGCCGTCGTAGCCCAGATACCCCACCGCCCCGCCGTAGGGGCCGCGGGCCACCGGTTCCAGCTCGTCGATGATCTCCATGGACCGCACCTTGGGTGCCCCGGTCAGGGTGCCGGCGGGAAAGCAGGCGGCCAGGGCGTCCACGGCGTCGCGGCCTTCCGCCAGCTCGCCGGCCACGTCGGAGGCCAGATGCATCACGTGGGAGTAGCGCTCCACCGCCATGAACCGCTCGACCCGCACGGTGCCCGGGCGGCACACCCGGCCCAGGTCGTTGCGGCCCAGGTCGACCAGCATGGTGTGCTCGGCCCGCTCCTTGGGATCGGCCAGGAGCTCACGCTCCAGGGCCCGGTCGTCCTCCTCGCCGGCGCCCCGGGGCCGGGTGCCCGCCAGCGGCCGGGTCAGGGCCCGCCGGCCCTCCACCCGCACCAGGAGCTCGGGCGAGGCGCCGAGCAGTGTGGTCTCCCCGTCAAAGCGCAGGAAGAACATGTAGGGGGAGGGCGAGATCGCCCGCAGGGCCCGGTAGAGGTCGAGATCCTCCGGGACCGCGCTGCCGGCACCGGCAGGTCCCGCCGCCGCCGGCACGCCCCCGGCGCCGGCGGGCCCGACCACCGCCGGCCCGTCTCCGGCGCCCGCTGCGGGAGGCCAGGCGAACTCAAGCCGGCGGGAGAGCACCACCTGGAACACGTCCCCGGCCCGGATGTACGCCTGGGCCTGGCGCACCGCGGCGAGGAAGTCCTCCGCCGCCATGTTGCTGTGCAGGCCGGCCGGGACCACGGCCTGCGACCCGGCGCCGCCGTCCAGGCGAAGAAGGGGCCGGGGCGGCAGGGGCGCTTCCAGGGCGGCCAGGGCTTCCTCCAGCCGGCGCCGGGCGG
This is a stretch of genomic DNA from Thermaerobacter sp. PB12/4term. It encodes these proteins:
- a CDS encoding anthranilate synthase component I family protein is translated as MASAPAALVLELALDQETPVTLFRRLAGDGPGFILESLGGGERSGRYSYVGARPVRELVCTGSGSVVYHRDEPGGTVLDVTPGPADPFAALRRFVPRRPVAPGFRFAGGAVGYLGYDAVRFLERLPGRPPADPLLPVARFMECALLAVLDHRTHRLYLMAPVLVLPGRSEEEARRAARRRLEEALAALEAPLPPRPLLRLDGGAGSQAVVPAGLHSNMAAEDFLAAVRQAQAYIRAGDVFQVVLSRRLEFAWPPAAGAGDGPAVVGPAGAGGVPAAAGPAGAGSAVPEDLDLYRALRAISPSPYMFFLRFDGETTLLGASPELLVRVEGRRALTRPLAGTRPRGAGEEDDRALERELLADPKERAEHTMLVDLGRNDLGRVCRPGTVRVERFMAVERYSHVMHLASDVAGELAEGRDAVDALAACFPAGTLTGAPKVRSMEIIDELEPVARGPYGGAVGYLGYDGDLDMCIAIRTLVLHAGRGFLQVGAGVVAGSQPEGEWAETEAKARSGLRALALAAALGKATSRLPDEPGPALASARVAGGGRGLAAGGPAAGSSPAGGSGPVTGPLAPGPVAKGAPAGPAAAAVAAGEGGHPA